The following coding sequences are from one Streptomyces venezuelae window:
- a CDS encoding DUF5685 family protein: MFGIVRPCSHRLGEGLKTQWMAHLCGLCLALRGDHGQFARVVTNYDGLIISVLTEAQAERTTGWRRTAGPCPLRGMRTASVAQGEGARLAAAVSLVLASAKVRDHVVDGDGILARRPVAVAARRVARNWDRAGARTGADVGFDTAVLVDAVERQAGVEALAGPGTSLLAVTEPTETATAAAFAHTAVLAGRPGNAAPLAEAGRLFGRLAHLLDAVEDREADAASGAWNPLTATGTSLAEARRLADDALHGIRLALRDAEFTDGKLAHRLLAHELGTSIDRAFGTVACGHAHGDMAHEVTAHQGGAFGPPQGGAGAGAYGAPPQGGPYGGGNPYGGGDPHGGGNPYGGGTPGGPVGPGGPGGPGGFGGGPAFEPQPPKPGKRGFWAGCAVAIGLCCTCKVCCAEEYEGPWSRKKREGCCHKCDCDCGCCECCACCDCGL, translated from the coding sequence TTGTTCGGAATCGTCAGGCCCTGCAGCCATCGCCTCGGCGAAGGACTCAAGACCCAGTGGATGGCGCATCTGTGCGGGCTCTGCCTCGCGCTGCGCGGCGACCACGGGCAGTTCGCCCGCGTCGTCACCAACTATGACGGCCTGATCATCTCGGTTCTGACGGAGGCTCAGGCGGAGCGGACCACCGGATGGCGGCGCACCGCGGGGCCGTGCCCGCTGCGCGGCATGCGGACCGCCTCCGTCGCCCAGGGGGAGGGGGCGCGGCTCGCCGCCGCCGTCTCGCTGGTGCTCGCCTCGGCGAAGGTCCGTGACCATGTCGTCGACGGGGACGGCATCCTGGCACGCAGGCCGGTGGCCGTCGCCGCCCGGCGCGTGGCACGGAACTGGGACAGGGCGGGCGCGCGGACCGGCGCCGATGTGGGGTTCGACACGGCGGTCCTGGTCGACGCCGTCGAACGGCAGGCCGGCGTCGAGGCCTTGGCGGGCCCCGGCACCTCGCTGCTCGCGGTCACCGAGCCGACGGAGACCGCGACCGCCGCGGCCTTCGCGCACACCGCCGTGCTCGCCGGACGGCCCGGCAACGCGGCACCGCTCGCCGAGGCGGGCCGCCTCTTCGGCCGCCTCGCCCACCTCCTCGACGCCGTCGAGGACAGGGAAGCTGACGCCGCGTCGGGTGCGTGGAACCCGCTCACCGCGACCGGCACGTCACTCGCCGAGGCGCGCCGTCTCGCCGACGACGCGCTGCACGGCATCCGGCTCGCACTGCGCGACGCCGAGTTCACCGACGGCAAGCTGGCGCACCGGTTGCTCGCGCACGAGCTGGGCACGTCGATCGACCGCGCCTTCGGCACGGTGGCCTGTGGGCATGCTCACGGCGACATGGCGCATGAGGTGACGGCGCATCAGGGCGGGGCCTTCGGCCCGCCGCAGGGAGGCGCGGGTGCGGGTGCGTACGGTGCTCCTCCGCAGGGTGGGCCCTACGGAGGCGGGAACCCGTACGGGGGCGGCGATCCTCACGGGGGCGGCAATCCGTACGGCGGCGGGACCCCCGGTGGGCCGGTCGGGCCTGGTGGGCCCGGCGGACCCGGCGGCTTCGGCGGTGGGCCCGCCTTCGAGCCACAGCCGCCGAAGCCCGGCAAGCGCGGCTTCTGGGCGGGGTGTGCCGTCGCCATCGGGCTCTGCTGCACCTGCAAGGTGTGCTGCGCCGAGGAGTACGAGGGCCCCTGGTCCCGCAAGAAGCGCGAGGGCTGCTGCCACAAGTGCGACTGCGACTGCGGCTGCTGCGAGTGCTGCGCCTGCTGCGACTGCGGGCTCTGA
- a CDS encoding cell division protein SepF, whose product MGSVRKASAWLGLVDDNNDERYYDDGYEDDRSEGPDQPEAWVTDPRVRVASEKAQEQEHRIGTVTPDSFRDARRIGELFRDGVPVIMNLTSMEPTDAKRVVDFAAGLTFGLRGSIERVATRVFLLTPADTQIVNGEAGSRASDGFFNQS is encoded by the coding sequence ATGGGATCGGTGCGCAAGGCGAGTGCTTGGCTTGGCCTCGTCGACGACAACAACGACGAGCGTTACTACGACGACGGCTACGAAGACGACCGGAGCGAGGGGCCCGACCAGCCGGAGGCCTGGGTCACCGACCCGCGTGTGCGGGTGGCGAGCGAGAAGGCCCAGGAGCAGGAACACCGGATCGGGACCGTGACCCCGGACAGCTTCCGGGACGCCCGCCGCATCGGTGAGCTCTTCCGGGACGGTGTCCCGGTCATCATGAACCTGACGTCCATGGAGCCCACCGACGCCAAGCGCGTGGTCGACTTCGCGGCGGGCCTCACGTTCGGCCTGCGCGGTTCGATCGAGCGGGTCGCCACGCGGGTCTTCCTGCTCACGCCTGCCGACACGCAGATCGTCAACGGCGAGGCCGGGAGCCGCGCGTCGGACGGCTTCTTCAACCAGAGCTAG
- a CDS encoding acyl-CoA dehydrogenase family protein: protein MSASARIPLPPFDPADPLGIDDLLDPEDLAIRDTVRTWAADRVLPHIADWYEKGELPGIRELARELGSLGALGMSLQGYGCAGASAVQYGLACLELEAADSGIRSLVSVQGSLAMYAIHRFGAEEQKQRWLPGMAAGEIIGCFGLTEPDHGSDPASMRTHAKKDGTDWVLSGRKMWITNGSVAGVAVVWAQTDDGIRGFVVPTDSPGFSAPEIKHKWSLRASVTSELVLDEVRLPADAVLPEAVGLKGPLSCLSHARYGIVWGAMGAARSSFEAAVDYARSREQFGRAIGGFQLTQAKIADMAVELHKGVLLAHHLGRRMDAGKLRPEQISFGKLNNAREAIEICRTARTILGANGISLEYPVMRHATNLESVLTYEGTSEMHQLVLGKALTGLDAFR, encoded by the coding sequence ATGTCCGCAAGCGCCCGCATCCCTCTGCCGCCCTTCGACCCCGCCGACCCCCTCGGCATCGACGACCTCCTCGACCCGGAGGACCTCGCGATCCGCGACACCGTCCGGACCTGGGCGGCCGACCGCGTCCTGCCGCACATCGCCGACTGGTACGAGAAGGGTGAGCTGCCCGGCATCCGTGAGCTGGCCCGGGAGCTGGGATCGCTCGGGGCGCTCGGGATGTCCCTTCAGGGGTACGGCTGCGCGGGCGCCAGTGCCGTGCAGTACGGGCTCGCCTGCCTGGAGCTGGAGGCCGCCGACTCCGGCATCCGTTCCCTCGTCTCCGTGCAGGGCTCACTCGCCATGTACGCCATCCACCGCTTCGGCGCCGAGGAGCAGAAGCAGCGCTGGCTGCCGGGCATGGCCGCCGGCGAGATCATCGGCTGTTTCGGCCTGACCGAGCCCGACCACGGCTCCGACCCGGCGTCCATGCGCACGCACGCGAAGAAGGACGGCACCGACTGGGTGCTCAGCGGCCGGAAGATGTGGATCACGAACGGTTCCGTGGCCGGGGTCGCCGTCGTCTGGGCACAGACCGACGACGGGATCAGGGGGTTCGTCGTACCGACCGACAGTCCCGGTTTCTCCGCGCCCGAGATCAAGCACAAGTGGTCGCTGCGCGCGAGCGTCACCAGCGAGCTGGTCCTCGACGAGGTGCGGCTGCCCGCCGACGCGGTGCTGCCCGAGGCCGTCGGCCTCAAGGGCCCGCTGAGCTGTCTCTCGCACGCCCGCTACGGCATCGTCTGGGGCGCCATGGGCGCGGCGCGCTCCTCCTTCGAGGCAGCCGTCGACTACGCGCGCAGCCGCGAGCAGTTCGGCCGGGCCATCGGCGGCTTCCAGCTCACCCAGGCCAAGATCGCCGACATGGCGGTCGAACTGCACAAGGGCGTCCTGCTCGCCCACCACCTGGGACGGCGCATGGACGCGGGGAAGCTGCGCCCCGAGCAGATCAGCTTCGGCAAGCTCAACAACGCCCGTGAGGCGATCGAGATCTGCCGCACGGCCAGGACCATCCTGGGCGCCAACGGGATCTCGCTGGAGTACCCCGTCATGCGGCACGCGACGAACCTCGAGTCCGTGCTCACCTACGAGGGCACGTCCGAGATGCATCAGCTGGTGCTGGGCAAGGCGCTCACCGGTCTCGACGCCTTCCGGTGA
- a CDS encoding MFS transporter produces the protein MSGTTTAAAPHGRRGSGAGAGANRWVVLVVLCVSLLLVAVDATVLHVAVPAVTEDLKPGAMELLWIVDIYPLVCASLLILFGTLGDRVGRRRVLLLGYALFGVASAIAALADNAQVLIAARALLGVGGAMIMPATLSILRQVFPDRRERAVAIGLWSAVAAVGAAVGPLLGGFLLEHFWWGSVFLINIPLMLVSLPIGRWLLPESTGDRDGPWDVVGALMAATGLFGLVLGVKRLGGGEDPLGLTTLLSLFLGGALLIGFVRRQRRRTHPLVDLSMFMRPAFSTSVGCIVLAMLALVGLELIAAQYLQLVLGLSPLETGLRLLPLTVAAMAAGLAGSKMLSGLGPRTMVCAGFCLTAFAVLLLTGMGGHANDALLLSGFVLLGFGLETTLFGAYESMLSEAPQTQAGGAAAIGETSYQLGAGIGIALLGSVMNAAYAPGLSSVQGVSAADSAAAGHSLGEAYEVAARVGGGAGAALRSAARDSFVHGLHVTLLVSAGLLLLGAVAALRLPRRMECGASVPAGRAEVPAPRDPARVGAGSSVDV, from the coding sequence ATGTCCGGGACGACCACGGCCGCAGCACCGCACGGCCGTCGGGGATCCGGGGCCGGTGCCGGGGCCAACCGCTGGGTCGTGCTCGTCGTCCTCTGCGTGAGCCTGCTGCTCGTCGCCGTCGACGCCACCGTCCTGCACGTAGCGGTGCCCGCGGTCACCGAGGACCTGAAGCCCGGCGCCATGGAACTGCTGTGGATCGTCGACATCTATCCACTCGTCTGCGCCTCGCTCCTCATCCTCTTCGGCACGCTCGGCGACCGCGTCGGCCGCAGACGCGTCCTCCTCCTCGGGTACGCCCTCTTCGGCGTCGCCTCCGCGATCGCGGCCCTCGCGGACAACGCGCAGGTCCTCATCGCGGCCCGCGCGCTGCTCGGCGTCGGCGGCGCGATGATCATGCCCGCGACGCTGTCGATCCTGCGCCAGGTCTTCCCCGACCGGCGCGAGCGGGCCGTCGCCATCGGTCTCTGGAGCGCGGTCGCCGCGGTGGGCGCGGCCGTCGGGCCGTTGCTCGGCGGGTTCCTCCTCGAGCACTTCTGGTGGGGCTCGGTCTTCCTCATAAACATCCCGCTGATGCTGGTCAGCCTGCCCATCGGCCGCTGGCTGCTGCCCGAGTCGACCGGTGACAGGGACGGGCCGTGGGACGTCGTCGGCGCGCTGATGGCCGCGACCGGGCTCTTCGGCCTCGTCCTCGGCGTGAAACGCCTCGGCGGCGGCGAGGACCCGCTCGGCCTCACGACCCTCCTCTCCCTCTTCCTCGGCGGCGCCCTGCTCATCGGCTTCGTCCGCAGACAGCGGCGGCGCACGCATCCGCTGGTCGACCTGTCGATGTTCATGCGGCCCGCGTTCAGCACCTCGGTCGGCTGCATCGTCCTCGCCATGCTCGCGCTCGTGGGCCTGGAACTGATCGCCGCGCAGTACCTCCAGCTGGTGCTGGGGCTCTCTCCGCTGGAGACAGGGCTGCGGCTGCTGCCCCTGACGGTCGCCGCGATGGCCGCGGGGCTCGCCGGCTCGAAGATGCTCAGTGGCCTCGGGCCGCGCACGATGGTCTGCGCCGGGTTCTGCCTGACCGCGTTCGCCGTGCTGCTGCTCACGGGTATGGGCGGCCACGCGAACGACGCGCTGCTCCTGAGCGGGTTCGTGCTGCTGGGCTTCGGCCTGGAGACGACGCTGTTCGGTGCGTACGAGTCGATGCTGAGCGAGGCGCCGCAGACGCAGGCGGGGGGCGCGGCGGCGATCGGTGAGACGTCGTACCAGCTCGGGGCGGGGATCGGCATCGCGCTGCTCGGCAGCGTGATGAACGCGGCGTACGCGCCGGGGCTCTCTTCGGTGCAGGGGGTCTCCGCCGCGGACAGCGCGGCGGCGGGGCACTCGCTGGGGGAGGCGTACGAAGTCGCCGCGCGGGTCGGGGGCGGGGCGGGGGCCGCGCTGCGGAGCGCGGCTCGGGACTCCTTCGTGCATGGGCTGCATGTGACCTTGCTGGTCAGTGCGGGGTTGCTGTTGCTCGGGGCGGTGGCTGCGCTGCGGCTCCCGCGGAGGATGGAGTGTGGGGCCTCCGTCCCCGCGGGGCGGGCCGAGGTGCCGGCTCCTCGTGACCCCGCGCGGGTCGGGGCGGGGTCTTCTGTGGACGTATGA
- a CDS encoding mannosyltransferase family protein produces MTDLDQRLPPSPAGSVLRRAAPALLVYAGVRALGVAVLAVWGAAAGKSPHTLLSARWDSLWYTRVAEHGYGWEVTLPDGSVHSNLAFFPLLPWLERLVSAVSPLSYADAGLVVSWVASLFAAAGIFAVADHVYGRRAGICATALWAVLPVGIVQSMAYSESLFTALAAWSLYAVLRERWVTAGLLASLAGLTRPVGAAVVAAIWAAAAVRMYRERRADRRMLLGVVLAPLGAAAYVLWVGRRTGGGLFGYLDVQAGWGNGFDFGYAFVRFIGEKFTSVPGALAGLGLIVGVGLVVWLYVLCVRRGQPLPLLVYGGIVVVLALCAAGYFGSKPRLLMPAFPLLLPVAVALARLRTPRSALVLGGVAVASAVYGAFWLHGSGPP; encoded by the coding sequence GTGACTGATCTTGATCAACGCCTTCCGCCCTCCCCGGCGGGCTCCGTGCTGCGCCGCGCGGCGCCCGCGCTCCTCGTGTACGCGGGGGTGCGTGCGCTGGGCGTCGCCGTGCTCGCGGTCTGGGGCGCGGCGGCGGGCAAGAGTCCGCACACCTTGTTGTCCGCCCGCTGGGACTCCCTCTGGTACACCCGTGTCGCCGAGCACGGATACGGCTGGGAAGTGACCCTTCCGGACGGCAGCGTCCACTCGAACCTCGCGTTCTTCCCGCTGCTGCCGTGGCTGGAGCGGCTCGTCTCGGCGGTGAGCCCTCTGTCGTACGCCGACGCGGGGCTCGTGGTCAGCTGGGTCGCGTCGCTCTTCGCCGCCGCCGGGATCTTCGCGGTCGCCGACCACGTGTACGGGCGGCGGGCCGGGATCTGCGCGACCGCGCTGTGGGCGGTGCTGCCGGTCGGCATCGTGCAGTCGATGGCGTACAGCGAGTCCTTGTTCACGGCGCTCGCGGCCTGGTCGTTGTACGCGGTGCTCAGGGAGCGCTGGGTGACGGCGGGCCTGCTCGCCTCGCTGGCGGGTCTGACGCGGCCGGTGGGCGCGGCGGTGGTCGCCGCGATCTGGGCGGCGGCCGCCGTCCGGATGTACCGGGAGCGGCGGGCGGACCGGCGCATGCTGCTCGGTGTGGTCCTGGCCCCGCTGGGCGCCGCGGCCTACGTCCTGTGGGTCGGGCGGCGCACCGGCGGCGGTCTCTTCGGCTACCTCGACGTGCAGGCGGGCTGGGGCAACGGCTTCGACTTCGGTTACGCGTTCGTGCGCTTCATCGGGGAGAAGTTCACCTCGGTGCCGGGCGCCCTCGCGGGCCTCGGGCTGATCGTCGGTGTCGGTCTGGTGGTGTGGCTGTACGTCCTGTGCGTGCGCCGGGGGCAGCCGCTGCCGCTGCTCGTCTACGGCGGGATCGTCGTCGTGCTCGCCCTCTGCGCCGCCGGCTACTTCGGCTCGAAGCCGCGGCTCCTGATGCCCGCGTTCCCGCTGCTGCTGCCGGTCGCGGTGGCGCTCGCCCGACTACGGACGCCCAGGTCGGCGCTGGTCCTCGGCGGCGTGGCGGTGGCGAGCGCGGTCTACGGGGCGTTCTGGCTGCACGGCTCGGGCCCGCCCTGA
- a CDS encoding phosphatase PAP2 family protein yields the protein MRTERNLTRLDRVFARLDREPERPTHLDVPRMSRHRVVLFSATLAFYLAIVVAVLTTSWLVRFDWQVMFFRPYQQWPEIHAFLDYWVVLGQRGPTAVMVAAWLGWRSWRQHTLRPLLMFGAALLLLNVTVGAAKIGMGRLGPHYATAIGSNEMWLGGDIFPSGHTANAVVTWGILAYLASTPRTRRYLSALSAVVSLSVGLTTVYLGTHWLSDVFLGWAAGLLILLALPWFETPITRVEAMIFSLRESWRARRTGIITVPGTGASPVGASAMVPPRTAPEGDAPVREPVAAARGARPAAYLAPGPHTARSERTPVTPAGSRRPPHSDRVPRGTTSARPVAGG from the coding sequence GTGCGTACCGAACGAAACCTCACCCGTCTTGACCGGGTCTTCGCCCGGCTGGACCGTGAGCCGGAACGACCGACCCACCTCGATGTGCCGAGGATGAGCCGGCACAGGGTCGTGCTCTTCAGCGCGACCCTGGCCTTCTACCTGGCCATCGTCGTCGCCGTGCTGACCACCTCGTGGCTGGTGCGGTTCGACTGGCAGGTCATGTTCTTCCGGCCCTACCAGCAGTGGCCGGAGATCCACGCCTTCCTCGACTACTGGGTCGTGCTCGGCCAGCGCGGTCCGACGGCCGTGATGGTCGCCGCCTGGCTGGGCTGGCGCTCCTGGCGGCAGCACACGCTGCGCCCGCTCCTCATGTTCGGCGCCGCCCTGCTCCTGCTCAACGTCACCGTGGGCGCCGCGAAGATCGGCATGGGCCGCCTCGGTCCGCACTACGCCACCGCGATCGGCTCGAACGAGATGTGGCTCGGCGGCGATATATTCCCTTCGGGCCACACCGCCAACGCCGTCGTGACCTGGGGAATCCTGGCGTACCTCGCCTCGACCCCGCGCACCCGCCGCTATCTGTCGGCCCTCTCCGCGGTGGTCTCGCTGAGCGTCGGCCTCACCACCGTCTACCTCGGTACGCACTGGCTGAGCGACGTCTTCCTCGGCTGGGCCGCGGGGCTGCTCATCCTGCTCGCGCTGCCCTGGTTCGAGACGCCGATCACCCGGGTGGAGGCCATGATCTTCAGCCTCCGCGAGTCCTGGCGGGCCCGCCGCACCGGCATCATCACGGTGCCCGGGACCGGCGCCTCGCCGGTCGGCGCCTCCGCCATGGTCCCGCCGCGCACGGCCCCGGAGGGGGACGCGCCGGTGCGCGAGCCGGTCGCGGCCGCCCGCGGCGCACGCCCCGCGGCCTACCTGGCACCCGGACCCCACACGGCCCGCTCGGAGCGGACCCCGGTCACCCCGGCGGGCAGCCGCCGCCCGCCGCACTCCGACCGCGTGCCGCGCGGCACGACGTCGGCCCGCCCGGTGGCGGGCGGCTGA
- a CDS encoding I78 family peptidase inhibitor — MAPIPTPPAEPQDSPEGYVGLPADGAERQARERGWSTVRTLQPGAIITMEYLAGRLNFEVKDGVVARCWKG; from the coding sequence ATGGCACCTATCCCGACCCCTCCCGCAGAGCCCCAGGACAGCCCGGAAGGTTACGTCGGTCTGCCGGCCGACGGCGCCGAGCGGCAGGCGCGCGAGCGCGGCTGGTCCACCGTCAGGACGCTGCAGCCGGGCGCGATCATCACGATGGAGTACCTCGCGGGGCGGCTCAACTTCGAGGTCAAGGACGGCGTCGTCGCGCGCTGCTGGAAGGGCTGA